Genomic window (Theileria annulata chromosome 4, complete sequence, *** SEQUENCING IN PROGRESS ***):
CTCTTTGGACAACATCGATTTTCTTATGTATAGAAACGACCTGAATAACttttaataaaagaaaatttatagGATTTAACCAAAATAACTGTGAAATTAGCTGACTTGGTTTTTAGCTTGCTGTAGTGCCAAGGTTGGTGACGGGACCTCCTTCTCTGGAACTTTATCGTTGTAAATGAATGCAGACAGTATGGCAGCGCATTCAGGTGGTGTTAGTTCAGAGAGAATTCCTTGAGTAAGCACTTCAGTCAGTGTAATCTCGTCACTGGTTGTGATGAAAGTTGCTATTCTTCCCTTGAGCGTGGGTCTGTTATTCTCGTCCAAAAAGTCCAGCTGCTTTAAAACCTCGAGTTTATTGCTCATGTCTTCATAAAAATACAACGATTCGTCCTTAAGTTGCTTATTTATATCTTCAATTTCCAGTTCatactataaattaattaatccAATGTTATATATGTGGTTGGGTATGTAAATTTCTAATACGTTGTGAATTTTGTCTTGTGTTTTGAAGTGTTGTTCTCTTAAAAGACAGTCTGTGCAAGGGTTTCCTTTGAATAATTGGTAGAGATCTCTTTGTTTGAGTAGAATTTCGTAGAACTGGAGTGAGATTTGTTTAAACTTCTTGCTGAATGACATAAGCTTAAAATCGTTCTTTTCAATCAGTTTACATAGTTCAATAACATTTCTATCAAGATCAGTGTCAAGGAATACATGATCGAATATAAACGAAACACTTGACAGGTTAACTTCATGGTTATAGTAATGCCTCAATTCTCCATTGAATTCCACTGTTTTTATATTCGCCTCATCCAAATCTAAATTATGTTAAacataataaaattgtatgTTGTGTACCTGAAACACTCTCTGTAATAATAGTTGCAACTTTAAAAGTGTGATTCTTCTCGTCAACGATCTCGGTGATAAAACTGTACGACAGGGTTCTTGAGATTTTGGTCGAGTGTAGCATCAAGACTCTCCcgaatttaaaaattactctGCTTTCCTTATGGTTCCACAGATGCTGGTGAAGTTCATGGGATACATTCATAGAATAATTGAGTGTTTTGTAGTAATTCTCGATTGTTGGATCACCGTATATACAGCTAATTGGGGGCAAAGACATCAACTCCTAAACCAATATCAAACCTCATGGTTAATTAAACTAAGTATTATTTGATACATGtttctttttatttatttgtttttttaaaagtggtattttcatcattttctCCCGTTCTCTAAATGATTTTAGCATCATTTCCGTGATATTCATGTGATCCCTAGACTGTATCTGGAGGAGCATATTGTATGTTATTCTGAATCTGCTTTCAAGTCTTGTTGACCTTTCAATCATCATATTGGTGAGATCTTGTACATCTGGAGGCTCGTCACAACAAAATATGTACACATTTCCAAATGTGTCTAAACCTCTTCTTCCAGCTCTTCCCGCCATctatcaaatttatcaacaaattatttcaacATTAAATGGATAGATTTAATATGTTGTAATAATACCTGTGTGTATTCAGAAGATGTTAAATATCTATAATTAATTCCGTCGTGTTTATAAATAGATGTGAACACAACTGAGCGTGCGGGCATGTTGACTCCCATTGCAAAAGTTTCGGTTGCGAACAACACTTTTATCAAGCCACGTGAAAACAATATCTCAACCtacataattaaaatatatatatatataaatgattaGTACCATTTCCTTAATGATTGGTAACAATCCAGAGTGATGGACGCCTATTCCTCTAGTTAGCAAGTTTACCATTTTCCTAAGTTGTGGTAAATTCCTGTCACTTTCACTGAGCCCATCAAGTGATTCCTAACCAACATTAATACCACTTGggatatttatttgttaaatcagattatgaatatattaaatttaccTTCAGGAACAGATGTATTTTAGATGCTTGCACCTTATTGTAAACTAGGTTTAAATTGGGCATATCCTTCGCGTATTGTTCACACTTTTGTCTGCTGAAGCAGAAAAGTACAACAGGCATCTTATCCTCCGATTCTAGCTGTTTCAAAAGTCTCTGTAACTTCTGCACTTGACCTTTAAACGTTGACTTCTTGTCATTGATCTTGAGTGTGGATGTGTACTTGTACATTATGTGGTATGCCTCCTTATTAAACCCCTTAGCTCCATGAATCAGGAAGAAACGGTCATAAATGTATAGGTAATGTTTTAAGGGCACTGGTCTATGGTTTgtcattattattaacactTCCTTTTGCATCACATTACCGATCCATTCTGCGAACTCCAGGTAATTAGGCACTGTTGCACTCAGCATTACCAGCTGAATGTTTCTGGGCAACAATATAATAACTTCCTCCCACACCACTCCTCTGCTTAAGTCATTGATGTAGTGTATCTCATCAAATATTACCACTGATATCTGGCCAATCACTGCGTCACCCCTGTATAGCAGATTCCTCAATATTTCGGTGGTAACTATCAGGCATGATGCTCCTGGGTTACACAACACATCTCCTGTTATTATTCCAACATTTTCGTTTCCGAACTTCACTTTGAACTCTCTGTACTTCTGGTTCGATAATGCCTTAATTGGTGAGGTGTAAATTGCCTTCTGGCCTCTACTTATAGCTAGTGCTATTGAATACTCGGCCACAACAGTCTTGCCTGCTGATGTATGGGCTGATACAAATACATGTTTTCCGTTAATTAGGTGGTATATAGACTTTTTCTGGAAATCATCAAGCTCAAATGGATACTTAACAATCAAATCACTGAGCTCAGGAGCCTCTTTATCATCAACTATCGCCCATTTCTTCCTTATATACCTTTTATTCTCATCTGGTTTTGGCACTATTAGCTTAAATGGTGGTGGTTCTACAATCGCAGATTCTTGTTCCAAAATAATAGACTTATTTTCACCAACACCTAAAGGTGTGTATGCCGATGATTCCAAATTCTCATCATTTTccttaatattatcattaaaaatactattatacaGCTCCTTTTCTATATATTCATAgtttaattgtttaaaattttcaaattcctTGTCAAAAACTCTAAAGATTGAGTGTTCATTTGTAGGCTCTGATATCAACGGAATCCAGCTCAAGAAATCCAAGGTTgtttctaaattattagaatctTCATTTTGGTGCCATTTTACTTCTGCTTTACTTTCACTTTGGGGTTTAAACCGTTCTTTTATTAGGAAATTTCCTTCTTCGCCTgtatcttcttcatctgaAGTCCAGAATTCAAATGGATTTTCATAGTAATTTGTCATtactatttatttttataaaatgttttattttttcagcTTCCATTCatagaattattaacaGATAGATtacaattatatttaatatttattcaaatattttatttctgaaatttaaagataaataagttgattctataaaatctattttaatttacatattaaTGTATATGCGATTAATCTTTTAGgaaattatcaattattgATATTTCTTCTGCGCAGGTTCTTACTAGGTAGTGTTCTGGTGGGCGTCCTTCATGGCCATAGTCTCCTACCTTTACTAAGATATTTTCGTTATCTTTTTGTTTTTCAAGTATATCTAAAAACTTTGCTGTGTGGTACCAAGGTGCTCTTGTGTCATTAACGTTACAGTTTATCAATATTGCCGGTCTTTTAGCTTGAGTTTTCTTCATGTTTACACATGGGTCAATTGAGTATACGTGATCAACATTATATTCTTCTCCTTCATCTTCTTTAGTAGTTCCAAATTCTTCATATTCTAGTTCCACCAACGGTTGTGATCGATCGTTTAATGTAGTAAAATGGTCCAAATAGGGCAATTTGAATATGATTATTGAACACAAGTCTGGCCTCATATTGTATATACATCCTCCAAGAATTCCACTCGCTGAGGATACGCTGATTGCCAACTTGATTCTGCTTGTAATATTCTTTGAAATTAAGAACTGAATTACGTCCACAAGATCGTAAAACGAGTTATACttcttttctttatttCCCATTTCCCTCCACGATTCTCctaatacattatattaacagagatcaataattaagttactaattataaaataccCAATTCTCCTCCTCCTCTGACGTGTGCGAAGCAGAGTGTGTATCCCATTTCCAGCAGTTTCGAGTGTTCCATGTAATTACACACTGTCAAATTCTCTCCGTAAAACCCATACACATACAACACGCACTTTCTATTGAATATTTCATctattttacaataatCACTATTctctaaaattttttttacatttttagtgtcataattatttaagAACTTTGAAACAAGTGTCAATGGTATATTACAGGACCCATCTCTGGTCGGGGCTTTTAAGACTATAGATTTAACATTCGAGTTTATTGGTGTTGTGCTTTTTACCAATTTATTTACCAAATCTACTTCAAAACCTAGACAAGAATTCCCTGGTGTGTTGACTGTAAACTTGGCTGATTTGTTTTTgtaattcatatttattccAGGCTCAATTAGTCCCACTGCCACTGGAATTTCCAACACTTCCAACTCAAAAGCATTATTATCTGGTTTTCTAACATTGGTAACATTTTTTGAAATTAGGGGAGAAAACTTTAATAGTCCCACTGTAGGGGAACTTGGTGGTTTGATTAAATATAAGACCATGGCCTCGTTGAACATATCAATGTCACTTACAACATAATCCAGTTCACCAACAATTCTACCACAAAAATTGCTCCCATTGTTACTCTTATCATTTTTCATAGATTTAAATGCCCTAAGGTTACGCAGTGAGTTTGtgtaaatatttgaaaCCACATCTGAATACACCGAGTAAACAAGTCCATTTCTGTACTCTAACATCAACTTTGATCCACTAACTATTGGAACTGTGAACATTTTACCACTTTTCGTTATCATGTAGGCTGAAAAAACTTTATTGTAACTCACAGTCGCCATAAACAAAACCCGTCCACTCTTACTCTTGAATAGTGATATAAAATGCTTTGGATCCTCATACATCAGTCTGTTTGAGCAAAAATTT
Coding sequences:
- a CDS encoding DEAD-family helicase, putative (Tap349h10.p1c.C.cand.93 - score = 83.05;~SMART DEXDc (SM0487) at aa 179-364, E()=2.90e-32; HELICc (SM00490) at aa 480-566, E()=1.82e-15); translation: MTNYYENPFEFWTSDEEDTGEEGNFLIKERFKPQSESKAEVKWHQNEDSNNLETTLDFLSWIPLISEPTNEHSIFRVFDKEFENFKQLNYEYIEKELYNSIFNDNIKENDENLESSAYTPLGVGENKSIILEQESAIVEPPPFKLIVPKPDENKRYIRKKWAIVDDKEAPELSDLIVKYPFELDDFQKKSIYHLINGKHVFVSAHTSAGKTVVAEYSIALAISRGQKAIYTSPIKALSNQKYREFKVKFGNENVGIITGDVLCNPGASCLIVTTEILRNLLYRGDAVIGQISVVIFDEIHYINDLSRGVVWEEVIILLPRNIQLVMLSATVPNYLEFAEWIGNVMQKEVLIIMTNHRPVPLKHYLYIYDRFFLIHGAKGFNKEAYHIMYKYTSTLKINDKKSTFKGQVQKLQRLLKQLESEDKMPVVLFCFSRQKCEQYAKDMPNLNLVYNKVQASKIHLFLKESLDGLSESDRNLPQLRKMVNLLTRGIGVHHSGLLPIIKEMVEILFSRGLIKVLFATETFAMGVNMPARSVVFTSIYKHDGINYRYLTSSEYTQMAGRAGRRGLDTFGNVYIFCCDEPPDVQDLTNMMIERSTRLESRFRITYNMLLQIQSRDHMNITEMMLKSFREREKMMKIPLLKKQINKKKHELMSLPPISCIYGDPTIENYYKTLNYSMNVSHELHQHLWNHKESRVIFKFGRVLMLHSTKISRTLSYSFITEIVDEKNHTFKVATIITESVSDLDEANIKTVEFNGELRHYYNHEVNLSSVSFIFDHVFLDTDLDRNVIELCKLIEKNDFKLMSFSKKFKQISLQFYEILLKQRDLYQLFKGNPCTDCLLREQHFKTQDKIHNYELEIEDINKQLKDESLYFYEDMSNKLEVLKQLDFLDENNRPTLKGRIATFITTSDEITLTEVLTQGILSELTPPECAAILSAFIYNDKVPEKEVPSPTLALQQAKNQVVSIHKKIDVVQRALGVRVSHEDFNSLCNFSLSYVIYQWASGTPFQEIMELTDLQEGHIVRVILRLDELCRKLLQTANIFGHQKLAEKIDLVCNAIRRDIVFKQSLYLS
- a CDS encoding peptidase, putative (Tap349h10.p1c.C.cand.92 - score = 46.47;~SMART pfam:Peptidase_S9 (PF00326) at aa 548-627, E()=8.60e-07), with protein sequence MSFNKLINRSSFLSKLFSQLSHRNRTFVSHSNNVRNSISYLNWVPESEKTNSFSKVDLEQAVNSDNSLSFSRFILNYKNKVKELSSTISEIESFYKSNHEGLSDTSLEYEIIGKYAYYLVHNSSSLSLFRTPLQGYSRFRRLINELNNDDICKFLMERGKPLLDFSKISQQGISNIKKIRISPGSDLIAIIYDPNLEDKHTLSIYSVSKGEISKTLEDIGEVYFMPYPKNSSFTRLYYTVLNPQKRSHKFCTSLIFNRTGNFCSNRLMYEDPKHFISLFKSKSGRVLFMATVSYNKVFSAYMITKSGKMFTVPIVSGSKLMLEYRNGLVYSVYSDVVSNIYTNSLRNLRAFKSMKNDKSNNGSNFCGRIVGELDYVVSDIDMFNEAMVLYLIKPPSSPTVGLLKFSPLISKNVTNVRKPDNNAFELEVLEIPVAVGLIEPGINMNYKNKSAKFTVNTPGNSCLGFEVDLVNKLVKSTTPINSNVKSIVLKAPTRDGSCNIPLTLVSKFLNNYDTKNVKKILENSDYCKIDEIFNRKCVLYVYGFYGENLTVCNYMEHSKLLEMGYTLCFAHVRGGGELGESWREMGNKEKKYNSFYDLVDVIQFLISKNITSRIKLAISVSSASGILGGCIYNMRPDLCSIIIFKLPYLDHFTTLNDRSQPLVELEYEEFGTTKEDEGEEYNVDHVYSIDPCVNMKKTQAKRPAILINCNVNDTRAPWYHTAKFLDILEKQKDNENILVKVGDYGHEGRPPEHYLVRTCAEEISIIDNFLKD